From a single Caloenas nicobarica isolate bCalNic1 chromosome 12, bCalNic1.hap1, whole genome shotgun sequence genomic region:
- the TSPAN6 gene encoding tetraspanin-6, which yields MASPSRRLQTKPVITCLKSVLLTYTFVFWVSGIVLLAVGVWGRVSLAVYFSLLDEKATNVPFVLVGAGTVVVLLGTFGCFATCRGSTWMLKLYAMLLSLIFLIVLVAAVVGFVFRHEIKTNFESNLNLALRDYNVTADRHSEAVDTIQRTLHCCGVQNYSDWERTEYFTQRGIPRSCCKSQDDCSEEDLKDVRRAKSKVFVDGCFFLVTSTMESKMSVVAGISFGIACFQLVGIVLACCLSQYITNNQYEMV from the exons ATGGCGTCCCCGTCGCGGCGGCTGCAGACGAAGCCGGTGATCACCTGTCTCAAGAGCGTCCTGCTCACCTACACCTTCGTCTTCTGG gTGTCGGGAATCGTGCTGCTGGCCGTGGGCGTCTGGGGCAGGGTGAGCCTGGCCGTCTACTTCTCCCTGCTGGACGAGAAGGCCACCAATGTCCCCTTCGTCCTGGTGGGCGCTGGCACCGTCGTCGTCCTCCTGGGCACCTTTGGCTGCTTCGCCACCTGCCGCGGCAGCACCTGGATGCTCAAGCTG TACGCCATGCTCCTGTCCCTCATCTTCCTCATCGTCCTGGTGGCCGCCGTCGTGGGCTTCGTCTTCAGGCACGAG ATTAAAACCAACTTTGAGAGTAACCTCAACCTGGCCTTGAGGGACTACAATGTGACCGCGGATCGGCACAGCGAGGCCGTCGACACCATTCAGAGAACT CTGCACTGCTGCGGGGTGCAGAACTACTCGGACTGGGAGAGGACTGAGTACTTCACCCAGAGGGGCATCCCCCGGAGCTGCTGCAAGAGCCAGGATGACTGCTCAGAGGAGGATCTGAAGGACGTGAGAAGAGCCAAGTCGAAAGTGTTTGTGGAT ggtTGTTTTTTCCTGGTAACGTCAACGATGGAGTCAAAAATGAGCGTTGTGGCTGGCATCTCCTTTGGCATCGCGTGCTTCCAG ttggtTGGCATCGTTCTCGCCTGCTGCCTGTCCCAATACATCACGAACAACCAGTATGAGATGGTGTAG
- the TNMD gene encoding tenomodulin, with translation MGGTARESPEDCRFLDAEASKRQKKTCTRYQVCGLLLSVLLISLILIFFGVKYLWNPIPRKVYDMEHTFFSHGEKKKIVMEIDPLARTETFRSGNGSEEILEIHDFKNGITGIFFVGLQKCFIKAQTKVLPETTEAKIPELEGEEITSTYFEQSVVWVPGEKPIQNKEFLKSSKIFDICRNVTIYWIHPTPIAAPELADLEGTEEEDPELLVNNQSWLDGESEHEVEKDAQSGPKRRARQLTEEDLPVNDYSENGLEFHPLWDERGYCCAQCRRANRYCRRVCEPLLGYYPYPYCYQGGRVICRIIMPCNWWIARMLGRV, from the exons ATGGGAGGGACGGCTCGGGAGAGCCCGGAGGATTGTCGCTTTCTGGAC GCAGAAGCATCCAAGAGGCAAAAGAAGACCTGCACCAGATACCAGGTCTGCGGACTGCTCCTCAGTGTGCTGCTCATTTCTCttattctgatattttttgGTGTCAAATATCTCTGGAATCCAATACCCAGAAAA GTTTATGACATGGAGCACACATTCTTCAGCCATGGTGAGAAGAAGAAGATTGTGATGGAGATCGACCCGCTGGCCAGGACAGAGACTTTCAGGAGCGGAAATGGCAGTGAGGAAATCCTGGAGATCCATGACTTCAAAAAT GGAATAACTGGCATCTTCTTTGTCGGACTTCAAAAATGTTTCATCAAAGCTCAGACTAAAGTCCTACCTGAGACCACAGAGGCCAAGATTCCCGAGCTTGAG GGAGAAGAAATCACGAGCACCTACTTTGAGCAGTCCGTGGTCTGGGTGCCTGGGGAAAAGCCCATTCAGAACAAGGAGTTCCTGAAAAGCTCCAAAATTTTTGACATCTGCAGAAACGTGACCATCTACTGGATCCATCCAACGCCAATAGCAG CTCCTGAGCTGGCCGACCTTGAAGGGACAGAAGAAGAGGACCCCGAGCTGCTCGTGAACAACCAGAGCTGGTTGGACGGGGAGAGCGAACACGAGGTGGAGAAGGATGCGCAGTCAGGGCCCAAGCGTCGGGCACGGCAGCTCACCGAGGAGGACCTGCCCGTCAACGACTAC TCAGAGAACGGGCTGGAGTTCCACCCGCTGTGGGACGAGCGAGGCTACTGCTGCGCCCAGTGCCGCCGCGCCAACCGCTACTGCCGGCGGGTCTGCGAGCCCCTCCTGGGCTACTACCCGTACCCCTACTGCTACCAGGGTGGGAGGGTCATCTGCCGCATCATCATGCCCTGCAACTGGTGGATCGCGCGGATGCTGGGCAGGGTGTAG